A section of the Chryseobacterium ginsenosidimutans genome encodes:
- a CDS encoding c-type cytochrome — protein MKKYMYIISSAIVLVACESRTYEEISDNTPVPEQVTYTKDVKPIIDANCISCHAPGGAASFQPWTSYDQVKNNIDKIIDRIGRPTGDPQKMPQGGSLSPSQINIFTKWKADGLTEN, from the coding sequence ATGAAAAAGTATATGTACATCATTTCATCGGCGATTGTATTGGTTGCCTGTGAAAGCAGAACCTATGAAGAAATCTCAGATAATACTCCTGTTCCGGAGCAGGTAACCTATACCAAAGATGTAAAACCTATTATTGATGCCAATTGTATTAGTTGTCATGCGCCTGGAGGTGCGGCTTCGTTTCAGCCATGGACGAGCTACGATCAAGTGAAAAATAATATCGACAAGATTATAGACAGAATAGGAAGGCCAACCGGAGATCCTCAGAAAATGCCTCAAGGCGGAAGTTTATCACCATCCCAAATTAATATTTTCACAAAATGGAAAGCCGATGGGCTTACCGAAAATTAA
- a CDS encoding YceI family protein — MKKLVLFIVSLLFTNLVFAQKYLSKTGKVTFEASVPLFEDVFAQDDNNVGVINADTGDFASVSIVKNFHFKTKLMEEHFNESYAETGKYPKTTFTGKIVNFDKTKLSASPQKYTVQGTLNFHGVDKAVTSVATIYSKDGKIYMQGNFVAKAADYKVTIPKMVMKKVAESVNVQYNYVLSKQ; from the coding sequence ATGAAAAAGCTAGTATTATTTATTGTTTCGTTACTTTTCACCAATCTTGTTTTTGCACAGAAATATTTGTCTAAAACAGGAAAAGTAACGTTCGAAGCATCTGTACCTTTATTTGAAGATGTTTTTGCACAGGATGACAACAATGTAGGTGTCATTAATGCTGATACCGGAGATTTTGCATCGGTTTCTATTGTTAAAAATTTCCATTTTAAGACCAAGTTAATGGAAGAACATTTCAACGAGAGTTATGCAGAAACAGGGAAATATCCTAAAACAACCTTCACAGGTAAGATTGTAAATTTTGATAAAACTAAACTTTCTGCTTCACCACAAAAATACACGGTCCAGGGAACGTTGAATTTTCATGGAGTGGATAAAGCTGTGACTTCGGTAGCTACAATTTATTCTAAAGACGGGAAAATTTATATGCAGGGAAATTTTGTCGCAAAAGCAGCAGATTATAAAGTAACTATCCCGAAAATGGTAATGAAAAAAGTTGCTGAAAGTGTAAACGTTCAATATAATTATGTACTGTCAAAACAATGA
- a CDS encoding ankyrin repeat domain-containing protein — MKKLIVIMGIFLSFTTIYAQEKAKSIFDIARSGTVAEVKELMKQNPDVINQTNENGFSPLILACYKGNVEVADFLMDNVKDVNYKSQEGTALAGLSVKYNKNLVEHLLNKNANPNITDATGSTPLFWAVKFGNKELTELLLKHKADKSIKDSQGMTPFEYALKTDNKEIINLLKN, encoded by the coding sequence ATGAAAAAGCTGATTGTAATAATGGGTATTTTTCTGAGTTTTACAACAATATATGCTCAGGAAAAAGCAAAATCTATTTTTGATATTGCAAGAAGCGGAACTGTTGCTGAAGTGAAAGAACTGATGAAACAGAATCCGGATGTTATCAATCAAACTAATGAAAACGGCTTCTCACCTCTTATCCTCGCATGTTATAAAGGCAATGTGGAAGTGGCTGATTTTTTGATGGATAATGTAAAAGATGTAAATTATAAAAGCCAGGAAGGAACTGCTTTGGCAGGGCTTTCGGTAAAATATAATAAGAATTTGGTAGAACATTTATTAAATAAAAATGCGAATCCAAACATTACGGATGCCACAGGATCAACTCCTTTGTTCTGGGCAGTAAAATTCGGTAATAAAGAATTAACAGAATTATTACTGAAACATAAAGCCGATAAATCAATAAAAGATTCACAAGGAATGACTCCTTTTGAATATGCTTTAAAAACAGACAATAAAGAAATAATCAACCTCTTAAAGAATTAA
- a CDS encoding T9SS type A sorting domain-containing protein — protein MKKVLLIVSMALATSLGAQFFSSGTVNLGSTGMTVKLVTSPTQVTITLTGADTSYLGIGFGNSGMANGADGFIYNSSANRDYTFGGVGVTPSADASQDWTQTSNTTAGGIRTVVATRSLTGGSGDTAIANAAGSIGIFFSKGPATALSSGYHGGGNRGYATLTMGSVLGTNDLALESKKVVLYPNPAKETVNFKNIDKIKSVDIFESTGRKVKAVKMDGKEINVSDLNPGNYYLEITLKDGSTSFEQLIKE, from the coding sequence ATGAAAAAAGTTTTACTAATAGTATCAATGGCTCTGGCAACTTCTCTTGGAGCTCAGTTTTTCTCATCAGGAACAGTGAATCTGGGATCGACCGGAATGACTGTAAAATTGGTGACTTCACCAACTCAAGTTACAATAACATTGACTGGTGCAGATACATCTTACCTTGGTATAGGTTTCGGAAACAGTGGAATGGCAAATGGTGCAGATGGATTTATTTATAATTCTTCAGCTAACAGAGACTATACATTTGGAGGAGTAGGAGTAACACCTTCTGCTGATGCATCACAAGACTGGACACAAACATCCAATACTACAGCAGGCGGTATAAGAACAGTGGTAGCTACAAGATCTCTTACAGGAGGATCTGGAGATACTGCGATTGCCAATGCTGCAGGTTCAATAGGTATCTTCTTTTCTAAAGGCCCGGCAACAGCATTATCATCAGGATATCACGGTGGTGGAAACAGAGGATATGCAACTTTGACGATGGGAAGTGTTTTAGGAACAAATGATTTAGCTTTGGAAAGCAAAAAAGTTGTTCTTTATCCAAATCCGGCAAAAGAAACAGTTAATTTCAAAAATATAGATAAAATTAAATCTGTAGATATTTTTGAATCAACAGGAAGAAAAGTGAAAGCCGTAAAAATGGACGGAAAAGAAATTAATGTTTCTGATCTGAACCCTGGAAACTATTACCTGGAAATTACTTTGAAAGACGGATCAACCTCGTTTGAACAATTAATCAAGGAATAA
- a CDS encoding helix-turn-helix domain-containing protein has translation MILDHKKYDLFGKPLLHKLVLKSPFKFDFPITDNACFLYMLEGEMQYKLDDEKINLPGKHSLFQNCINSDKQISNENLENNNEILIINFHPDILKKIYDKELPLLLKSQKNIVSNKSIEKISNDFLIQKYIEGLLFYFENPSLVNEEILVLKLKEIILLLSQTSNVEAIQIILSQLFSPTTYSFKQIIEAHLFSQLTLEELAQHNNLSVSSFKREFAKLYNDTPANYIKTKKLEKAAELLSVSNERISEIAFECGFNDLANFTRSFSEKYNISPTKYRLNQNDN, from the coding sequence ATGATACTCGACCATAAAAAATATGACTTATTCGGAAAACCTTTATTGCACAAATTGGTGTTAAAATCACCCTTTAAATTTGACTTTCCAATTACTGATAATGCCTGTTTTTTGTATATGTTGGAAGGTGAAATGCAGTACAAATTAGATGACGAAAAAATAAACCTTCCGGGAAAACATTCGTTATTTCAGAATTGTATAAACTCAGATAAACAAATAAGTAATGAGAATTTAGAAAATAATAATGAAATACTTATTATTAATTTTCATCCGGATATACTCAAGAAAATTTATGACAAAGAATTGCCTTTATTGCTTAAATCACAAAAGAATATAGTTTCGAATAAGTCAATTGAAAAAATAAGCAATGATTTTTTAATCCAAAAATATATTGAAGGATTATTATTTTACTTCGAAAACCCTTCTTTGGTAAATGAAGAGATATTAGTCCTGAAATTAAAAGAAATTATACTTTTACTTTCACAGACAAGTAATGTAGAAGCGATACAAATAATATTATCACAGCTTTTTTCACCAACTACTTATAGTTTCAAACAAATAATTGAAGCCCATTTATTTTCGCAGTTAACACTTGAAGAGCTGGCGCAGCATAATAATTTAAGTGTTTCTTCTTTCAAACGGGAATTTGCAAAGTTGTACAATGATACTCCCGCCAATTATATTAAAACCAAAAAGCTTGAAAAAGCTGCCGAGTTGCTTTCTGTTTCTAATGAACGCATTTCTGAAATTGCTTTTGAATGCGGATTTAATGATCTTGCTAATTTCACGAGAAGTTTCAGCGAAAAATACAATATTTCGCCTACAAAATACCGATTGAACCAAAATGATAACTAA
- a CDS encoding OsmC family peroxiredoxin: MKRTAKAHLSGNLQEGKGELTTQSKILNNTNYSFKTRFEGDNTGTNPEELLAAAHAGCFTMAVSLAITERGLTPESLDTEAVVTMEGFSITSVHLAITGSVFGISADEFEVITKAAEQNCLISKVLNIPIS, encoded by the coding sequence ATGAAACGTACAGCAAAAGCACATTTGTCAGGCAACTTACAAGAAGGTAAAGGTGAACTCACTACACAGAGTAAAATTTTAAACAATACAAATTACAGCTTCAAGACTCGCTTTGAAGGAGATAATACAGGTACAAATCCTGAGGAATTGTTGGCGGCTGCACATGCGGGCTGTTTTACAATGGCTGTAAGTTTAGCCATCACAGAAAGAGGTCTTACTCCTGAATCTTTAGACACTGAAGCTGTTGTGACAATGGAAGGTTTTAGTATTACTTCCGTACATCTTGCGATTACCGGTTCCGTTTTCGGGATCAGCGCAGATGAGTTTGAGGTGATTACGAAAGCTGCAGAACAGAATTGTTTAATCTCTAAGGTATTAAATATACCAATTAGCTAG